Part of the Paenibacillus guangzhouensis genome is shown below.
ATCGAGCGTACCGATTATTTCACGGCCTGCTCGTTATACCAAGCGTTGACTTCTTCCGTAATTTTGTCGCCGCCAAGCGTCTTCCAGCTTGTCACGAATTTATCGAATTCGTCGATCGGAGCGCCCAGAATAATCTTCGTAAAGGTCTCCTGCATCAATTTATCCAGTTGTGAGCCCTTCTCCACCTGGGTTGACGTCGGGATGCCGTAGAATTCGTTGCTAACGAATGCCTGCTTCTCCTTGATCTGGCGCGTTAAGCCCCAGCCGCCATTTTCCGCGACACGGCTGAAGTATCCGCCCCAGTTCGTTCCTTTGGAAGCAATCTTCGTGCTGCCGGATTGATAATCTTTCACATAATTGAAGACGTCCTTCACAGCGATGTAATTCTCATCGTCCAGTGTGATCTCAGTCTGATTCGCGGCAAGCGCTTTATTCACTTCCGTGTATATCGTGTCAATCTGGGCTGGGTTATAAATCCGCGGATTGAACCAGTTGTAGACAAAGCCTTTCTCTGGTTTCAAAATCTCGGTATATTTTTTCTTGCCCATTTCAATATAGAAGTTCATCATTTTGATCGCCGCTTCAGGGTTCTTCATGTTCTTATTCACGGCATAGATCCGGCCGCTGCGCAGTTTAGGCACTAGGGATTTACCCGGTCCGCTAAGGGAAGGAATCTGTATTGCAATCCAGTTCGCTTTCGGATCTTTATCCACGTTCAAGTTGAGCGGCCATGCCGGATACCACCATTCGCCGTACGAAATCCCGACTTTGCCGGCCGTAATGTCTTCGACGACTTTGTTCTCGTCCTTCAGCGCGAATTCTTTATTCAGAATGCCGCGTTGGTACCATGACTGCAGCATGCTGAGGCCTTGCTTCATCTCCGGTTGAATCAGCCCTGGGACAAGCTTGCCGTCGTTGCCCTTGATCCATGCGGTCTGCGCATCCCCTACGGAAGGATAAGCATTGAATCCATTGAAGAAACCTCTGACGTCAAAGCCCCAGAAGAACAACGTCTTCTGCAATGCAACGCCATACGTGTCTGCTTTGCCGTTCTGATCCGGATCATTCTTCACGAACGCTTCCGCGACTTTATCGAGCTCTTCCATCGTAGTTGGCGGCTGCAGCTTCAAGTTGTCCAGCCAATCTTTACGAATCCATAGCAGTTGCGTCGACAAGAACGGATCCTCGAAGGATGGAATACCGTATTGCTTGCCGTCCTTGCTGAATACTTTCATCGAAAATCCGCCGTCTGACTCCATATATTTCTTCAGCTCAGGCGATGCATATTTCTCATAGGCCTCGGACAGATCCGCGAGCATATCCTGCTTACGCAGCTTCTCGAAATCCTTCTGACCAAGTTCTAGAATATCCGGCAAATCACCGGAAGCCATCGCGAGCGCGAACTTCTGTTCATACTGATCCGAAGGCACCGTCCATTTGTATTTCACGTCGATATTGAGCGTGTCTTTCAGCTGTTGCAAGTACGCGTTCTTGTCCGGCGTAAGCCCTTTGGGCGTTCTTGGATCTTCTGCCGGTCTGAAGCCCATCACTTCGGTTACTTCAACCGGCTCCGCGTATTTGGTAAGCGGTCCTTCCGGCGCAGCTGTCTCGGTCTTCGTCTCGCCTGACGGCGTCGTCGTCCCCGTACTTGCGCTGTCGCTGCCTTTGC
Proteins encoded:
- a CDS encoding extracellular solute-binding protein, whose translation is MKSSKTLKTILLLSMVMAAFTACSSKGSDSASTGTTTPSGETKTETAAPEGPLTKYAEPVEVTEVMGFRPAEDPRTPKGLTPDKNAYLQQLKDTLNIDVKYKWTVPSDQYEQKFALAMASGDLPDILELGQKDFEKLRKQDMLADLSEAYEKYASPELKKYMESDGGFSMKVFSKDGKQYGIPSFEDPFLSTQLLWIRKDWLDNLKLQPPTTMEELDKVAEAFVKNDPDQNGKADTYGVALQKTLFFWGFDVRGFFNGFNAYPSVGDAQTAWIKGNDGKLVPGLIQPEMKQGLSMLQSWYQRGILNKEFALKDENKVVEDITAGKVGISYGEWWYPAWPLNLNVDKDPKANWIAIQIPSLSGPGKSLVPKLRSGRIYAVNKNMKNPEAAIKMMNFYIEMGKKKYTEILKPEKGFVYNWFNPRIYNPAQIDTIYTEVNKALAANQTEITLDDENYIAVKDVFNYVKDYQSGSTKIASKGTNWGGYFSRVAENGGWGLTRQIKEKQAFVSNEFYGIPTSTQVEKGSQLDKLMQETFTKIILGAPIDEFDKFVTSWKTLGGDKITEEVNAWYNEQAVK